A single window of Archangium gephyra DNA harbors:
- a CDS encoding MupA/Atu3671 family FMN-dependent luciferase-like monooxygenase produces MKNVQDVYRLSPVQRELLSRASASEARPAQLHWSFRQGLDEAALTSALRQLLIRHTALRTAFFAQGMNEPVQVVREKVEPRLEQRTGPLAAFLEEDRRRDMNPANAPLLRVTVLRDAPDMGTVVLTYHPLVLDEDSAQVCLRELMVLYRAARDGSEPVLGKSRPHRDFMAWFEQQDAQESERRAREPLQGARCSRIPEAWRVTRREDPHPGPLPEGEGMMQRFLLSPTATAHVQAFLRQHTLELSTLLQAAWAVLLQQQGQGNDLLFGTFAHGLPAALTGGGPLVGRFSTLVPRRLQVPSRGTLLRWLRGLQAEHAETHASDYFAPSQFQSWLEVPPEDLPLFDSIVTTGTEDEALGPLARSLGFHGLTHELAALPAPLVIRAEQGPRLELRFHYDPGQLASTAVAHAAAHLGTLLEELALRAEQEPSALSPPPEMPENRMRGSITGGTRFGAAEVQAVLARHPAVARVSVLPDASTPGSGALVARVEPVRPATGARKKPGFGLFFFANEGAGTSDKYRLYLDGARFADRNGFTAIWTPERHFDEHGGLYPNPSVLSAALSTITERIGLRSGSVVLPLHSPFRVAEEWSVIDNLSKGRVGLSVTSGWMPNDFALAPDHFEGKREVLFRSLEQVRELWRGGAVSTRDGAGNEVQLRTFPRPVQPELPVWLTCPGNPELFEKAGELGLNVLTSLASQPVDEVREKIALYRAARERAGHDPAAGTVSVMLHTFVGRESGEVLDRVRGPLTHYLRTHLRLQQMRVRSLDIQMDIDDPKWLDSLATFAFEQHYRMSALIGTPTSCLPMVDRLMEAGADELACFIDFGVAEAHAIEGLTYLAELKELANDEALRTRRVLAEHLDERLPGKPPVTFEIH; encoded by the coding sequence ATGAAGAACGTCCAGGATGTCTACCGGCTCTCGCCCGTGCAGCGGGAGCTCCTCTCCCGGGCCTCGGCGTCCGAGGCGCGTCCCGCCCAGCTTCACTGGAGCTTCCGCCAGGGGCTGGACGAGGCGGCCCTCACCTCCGCCCTGCGCCAGCTCCTCATCCGCCATACCGCCCTGCGCACCGCCTTCTTCGCCCAGGGCATGAACGAGCCCGTGCAGGTGGTGCGCGAGAAGGTCGAGCCCCGCCTGGAGCAGCGGACAGGCCCGCTCGCGGCGTTCCTCGAGGAGGACCGGCGGCGGGACATGAATCCCGCGAACGCGCCCCTGCTCCGCGTCACCGTGCTGCGGGACGCACCCGACATGGGCACGGTCGTCCTCACGTACCACCCGCTCGTGCTCGATGAGGACTCGGCGCAGGTGTGCCTCCGCGAGTTGATGGTGCTCTACCGCGCCGCCCGCGACGGGAGCGAGCCGGTGCTCGGCAAGAGCCGGCCCCACCGCGACTTCATGGCGTGGTTCGAGCAGCAGGACGCGCAGGAGTCGGAGCGGCGGGCCCGGGAGCCACTCCAGGGCGCTCGGTGCTCGCGGATTCCCGAGGCGTGGCGGGTGACACGGCGGGAAGACCCTCACCCCGGCCCTCTCCCAGAGGGAGAGGGGATGATGCAGCGGTTCCTCCTGAGTCCCACGGCCACCGCCCATGTGCAGGCGTTCCTGCGGCAACACACGCTGGAGCTCTCCACACTTCTCCAGGCCGCCTGGGCGGTGCTGCTTCAGCAGCAGGGCCAGGGAAATGACCTGCTCTTCGGCACCTTCGCACACGGGCTCCCGGCCGCACTGACCGGCGGCGGTCCGCTGGTGGGGCGCTTCTCCACGCTCGTTCCTCGACGGCTCCAGGTGCCCTCACGCGGCACGCTGCTGCGCTGGCTCCGGGGCCTCCAGGCCGAACACGCCGAGACACACGCCTCCGATTACTTCGCGCCCTCCCAGTTCCAGAGCTGGCTCGAGGTCCCCCCGGAGGACCTGCCGCTCTTCGACAGCATCGTCACCACCGGCACCGAGGACGAAGCCCTGGGGCCCCTCGCCCGGAGCCTCGGCTTCCACGGCCTCACCCATGAGCTGGCGGCCCTCCCCGCTCCGCTCGTCATCCGCGCCGAGCAGGGCCCCCGGTTGGAGCTGCGATTCCACTACGACCCCGGACAGCTCGCCTCCACCGCGGTGGCCCATGCCGCCGCGCACCTCGGGACGCTCCTGGAAGAGCTGGCGCTGCGGGCCGAGCAGGAGCCCTCCGCGCTCTCGCCGCCACCGGAGATGCCGGAGAACCGGATGAGGGGCTCCATCACGGGAGGCACCCGCTTCGGAGCGGCCGAGGTCCAGGCCGTGCTCGCGCGGCACCCGGCGGTGGCGCGAGTGTCCGTGCTTCCCGATGCGAGCACGCCCGGCTCTGGCGCACTCGTGGCCCGAGTGGAGCCTGTGCGCCCGGCCACCGGAGCCCGGAAGAAGCCCGGCTTCGGCCTCTTCTTCTTCGCCAACGAAGGCGCTGGAACGAGCGACAAGTACCGCCTCTATCTGGACGGAGCACGGTTCGCGGACCGCAATGGCTTCACGGCCATCTGGACGCCCGAGCGCCACTTCGACGAGCACGGCGGGCTCTACCCGAACCCCTCGGTGCTGAGCGCCGCGCTGAGCACCATCACCGAGCGCATCGGTCTGCGCTCGGGCAGCGTCGTGCTGCCACTGCACAGTCCCTTCCGGGTGGCGGAGGAGTGGTCGGTCATCGACAACCTGTCGAAGGGCCGGGTGGGGCTGTCGGTGACGTCCGGATGGATGCCCAACGACTTCGCGCTGGCACCGGACCACTTCGAGGGCAAGCGCGAGGTGCTGTTCCGCTCGCTCGAGCAGGTACGGGAACTGTGGCGCGGTGGTGCCGTGTCTACGCGGGACGGAGCGGGCAACGAGGTCCAGCTGCGCACCTTCCCCCGGCCCGTCCAGCCCGAGCTGCCCGTCTGGCTCACCTGCCCCGGCAACCCCGAGCTCTTCGAGAAGGCGGGCGAACTGGGGCTGAACGTGCTGACCTCACTGGCCTCGCAGCCGGTGGACGAGGTGCGGGAAAAGATCGCCCTCTACCGGGCGGCCCGGGAGCGAGCGGGACATGACCCGGCGGCGGGCACGGTGTCGGTGATGCTGCACACGTTCGTGGGACGGGAGTCCGGCGAGGTGCTCGACCGGGTCCGAGGGCCGCTCACGCACTACCTGCGCACGCACCTGCGGCTCCAGCAGATGCGCGTGCGAAGCCTGGACATCCAGATGGACATCGACGACCCGAAGTGGCTCGACTCGCTGGCCACGTTCGCCTTCGAGCAGCACTACCGGATGAGCGCGTTGATTGGCACGCCCACCTCGTGCCTGCCGATGGTGGACCGGCTGATGGAGGCGGGGGCGGACGAGCTGGCGTGCTTCATCGACTTCGGCGTCGCCGAGGCCCAC
- a CDS encoding non-ribosomal peptide synthetase, translated as MKNVDDVYRLSPMQQGMLFHSLYSPRGGTYVEQVYWLWRGPLDAALLRQSLQRMVERHAVLRTAFFWEGLAEPIQAVRREVKVPWEQQDWQGLTQSEQEAKWNALLNADRQKGFTLTAAPLMRFAVLRLGPELYRCLWSYHHLLLDGWSLPLCLRELAQHYDALAQGREPELETVRPFRDFIAWQSKRDRAESEQYWRQALQGFTAPTPFWVDRGAELPSQADATYAARTLRLPATTMERLAALARQHQLTPGTLVQGAWALLLSRYSGERDVAFGNVTSSRSPSLPGSEMMLGLVINTLVLRTAVPPEARLIPWLKQLQADQVAARRHDQLSLVEVQGLGQVPRGQPLFQSVIAIHSGPMPKLPPFAGGKVTLDGIGYADPRTGHPLTLMADLAETLELQLVHDTGRFDTTTVERMLGHLRVLLEGMVAGPERLLRELPLVTEEERRQLLVEWNDTTRPFPRDACLHEVFEAQVARTPESVAVEAEGARLTYRELDRRANQLAWHLRSLGVGRGAIVGLCLERSPETVVGVLGILKAGGAYLPLDPAYPRERLAFMLDQARVSVLVTQRSLAELLPSGGERRVLMDEDREKLATLREEPPPSVGTGPLDLAYVMYTSGSTGRPKGVCVPHRGVMRMAMDTGYFETGPQETFLLLSPISFDTSAFELFGSLLHGAKLAVCPPHMHSLEELGGVLKRSAVTTLWLTAPLFDQMVAYHPEALDSVRQVLAGGDVIPPGRVRERLSRAGWVINGYGPTESSTFTTCYVMKEPGQVERTVSIGRPIANTQVYLLDGQLQPVPVGVPGELYIGGDGLAVGYLHRPELTAERFLPNPFAREPGERMYRTGDIARYLPDGRIEFLGRADHQVKIRGFRIETGEIESHLLEHPAVKEAVVVAREDAPGDRRLVAYVVPGAGHAPEPEVLRGVLSERLPTHMVPSAVVVLDVLPLSPNGKVDRKALPAPTGARAPEAPPTAPRDAVELRLVELWEELLNVRPVGIDQSFFALGGHSLLAMSLLSQVSKRLGRTLPLSVLFTHPTVERLAELLRQEPSSSTEWTPLVPIQTRGKRRPLFCVHPIGGSALCYVPLSRRLGTEQPLYGLEAPGLDGHREPFTSLEAMAAAYLEVLRKVQPEGPYSLAGWSMGGLVVFEMARELRRQGQSVELVALIDSWVPTLQPGAGPARLDDTTLLPGFAMELGRIAGHELTLSAEELAPLDAEARLALLAERARSVGALPPGVGPEVLRARFGVYRAHARAFQEYVPAKGHPAPLLLIRPEDGALAAASGPMGGWDTVTQQPPQLIQMPGDHYSVMTEPLVAELARALQAALP; from the coding sequence ATGAAGAACGTCGATGATGTCTACCGGCTCTCGCCGATGCAGCAGGGCATGCTGTTCCACAGCCTCTACTCGCCCCGGGGAGGCACCTACGTGGAGCAGGTGTACTGGCTGTGGCGCGGGCCACTCGATGCCGCGCTGCTGCGCCAGTCCCTGCAGCGGATGGTGGAGCGCCATGCCGTACTGCGCACCGCCTTCTTCTGGGAGGGCCTCGCCGAGCCCATCCAGGCCGTGCGCCGCGAGGTGAAGGTGCCCTGGGAGCAGCAGGACTGGCAGGGCCTGACGCAGAGCGAGCAGGAGGCGAAGTGGAACGCCCTGCTCAACGCCGATCGTCAGAAGGGTTTCACCCTCACCGCGGCGCCCCTCATGCGCTTCGCCGTGCTGCGGCTCGGGCCGGAGCTGTACCGGTGCCTGTGGAGCTACCACCACCTGCTGCTCGACGGGTGGTCGCTGCCGCTGTGCCTGCGGGAGCTCGCTCAGCACTACGACGCGCTCGCCCAGGGCCGCGAGCCGGAGCTGGAGACGGTGCGCCCCTTCCGGGACTTCATCGCCTGGCAGTCGAAGCGCGACCGCGCGGAGTCCGAGCAGTACTGGCGTCAGGCGCTCCAGGGCTTCACCGCGCCCACGCCGTTCTGGGTGGACCGGGGCGCCGAGCTGCCGAGCCAGGCGGACGCGACGTATGCCGCCCGCACCCTCCGCCTGCCCGCCACCACGATGGAGCGGCTCGCGGCGCTCGCCCGCCAGCATCAGCTCACGCCGGGCACACTCGTGCAGGGAGCCTGGGCCCTGCTGCTCTCCCGCTACAGCGGCGAGCGCGACGTGGCCTTCGGCAACGTGACGTCCAGCCGCTCTCCGTCCCTGCCCGGCTCGGAGATGATGCTGGGGCTCGTCATCAACACGCTGGTGCTGCGCACGGCGGTGCCTCCCGAGGCCCGGCTCATCCCGTGGCTCAAGCAGCTCCAGGCGGACCAGGTCGCCGCGCGCCGGCATGATCAGCTGTCGCTGGTGGAGGTGCAGGGACTCGGTCAGGTGCCGCGGGGGCAGCCGCTGTTCCAGAGCGTCATCGCCATCCACAGCGGTCCGATGCCAAAGCTCCCGCCTTTCGCCGGGGGCAAGGTGACGCTGGACGGCATCGGCTACGCGGACCCCCGGACGGGGCATCCCCTCACCCTCATGGCGGACCTGGCCGAGACGCTGGAGTTGCAGCTCGTCCACGACACGGGCCGCTTCGACACCACCACCGTTGAGCGGATGCTCGGACACCTGCGCGTCCTCCTGGAGGGCATGGTGGCCGGGCCGGAGCGGCTGCTGCGCGAGCTGCCCCTGGTGACGGAGGAGGAGCGGCGCCAGCTCCTCGTGGAGTGGAACGACACCACGCGGCCCTTCCCGCGCGACGCCTGCCTGCACGAGGTCTTCGAGGCCCAGGTGGCACGGACGCCCGAGTCCGTGGCGGTGGAAGCCGAGGGCGCGCGCCTGACGTACCGGGAGCTGGACCGGCGTGCCAACCAGCTCGCGTGGCACCTGCGCTCGCTCGGCGTGGGGCGGGGCGCCATCGTGGGCCTGTGCCTGGAGCGCTCACCGGAGACGGTGGTGGGCGTGCTCGGCATCCTCAAGGCGGGCGGAGCCTACCTGCCGCTGGACCCGGCCTACCCTCGCGAGCGCCTGGCCTTCATGCTGGACCAGGCCCGCGTCTCCGTGCTCGTCACCCAGCGCTCCCTGGCGGAGCTGCTGCCCTCGGGCGGCGAGCGGCGGGTGCTCATGGACGAGGACCGCGAGAAGCTCGCCACGCTGCGCGAGGAGCCACCGCCCTCCGTGGGCACCGGCCCCCTGGACCTCGCGTATGTCATGTACACCTCGGGCTCGACGGGACGGCCCAAGGGCGTGTGCGTGCCCCACCGCGGCGTGATGCGCATGGCCATGGACACCGGCTACTTCGAGACCGGGCCACAAGAGACCTTCCTGCTGCTCTCGCCCATCTCCTTCGATACCTCGGCCTTCGAGCTCTTCGGCAGCCTGCTGCACGGTGCGAAGCTCGCGGTGTGCCCGCCGCACATGCACTCGCTCGAGGAGCTGGGCGGGGTGCTGAAACGCTCCGCCGTGACGACGCTGTGGCTGACGGCGCCCCTCTTCGATCAGATGGTGGCCTACCACCCCGAGGCCCTGGACTCCGTGCGCCAGGTGCTCGCTGGCGGTGACGTGATTCCGCCGGGCCGGGTGAGGGAGCGGCTCTCGCGGGCGGGTTGGGTCATCAACGGCTACGGACCCACGGAGAGCTCCACCTTCACCACCTGCTACGTGATGAAGGAGCCGGGACAGGTGGAGCGCACCGTCTCCATCGGCCGGCCCATCGCCAACACCCAGGTGTACCTGCTGGACGGGCAGCTTCAACCCGTGCCGGTGGGCGTGCCCGGCGAGCTGTACATCGGCGGAGACGGGCTCGCCGTGGGCTACCTCCACCGGCCGGAGCTCACCGCGGAGCGCTTCCTCCCCAATCCCTTTGCCCGCGAGCCGGGAGAGCGGATGTACCGGACAGGCGACATCGCCCGGTACCTGCCGGATGGCCGCATCGAGTTCCTCGGCCGCGCCGACCACCAGGTGAAGATCCGCGGCTTCCGCATCGAGACGGGCGAAATCGAATCGCACCTCCTGGAGCACCCCGCCGTGAAGGAGGCGGTGGTGGTGGCTCGCGAGGACGCACCGGGAGACAGGCGGCTGGTGGCCTACGTGGTACCGGGCGCGGGCCACGCGCCGGAACCCGAGGTGCTGCGCGGCGTCCTCTCGGAGCGACTGCCCACGCACATGGTGCCCTCGGCGGTGGTGGTGCTGGACGTCCTGCCGCTGTCTCCCAACGGCAAGGTGGACCGCAAGGCCCTGCCCGCCCCCACGGGCGCCCGCGCTCCCGAGGCGCCTCCCACGGCCCCGCGTGACGCCGTGGAGCTGCGGCTCGTCGAACTATGGGAGGAGCTGTTGAACGTGCGGCCGGTGGGCATCGACCAGAGCTTCTTCGCGCTGGGTGGGCACTCGCTGCTCGCGATGAGCCTTTTGTCCCAGGTGTCCAAGCGGCTGGGCCGCACCCTGCCCCTGTCGGTGCTCTTCACGCACCCCACCGTCGAGCGGCTCGCCGAGCTGCTGCGCCAGGAGCCCTCGTCCAGCACGGAGTGGACGCCGCTCGTGCCCATCCAGACGCGGGGCAAGCGGCGGCCCCTCTTCTGTGTGCACCCCATTGGCGGCAGCGCGCTCTGTTACGTGCCGCTCTCCCGGAGGCTGGGGACGGAGCAACCCCTCTACGGACTCGAGGCCCCGGGGCTCGATGGCCACCGCGAGCCCTTCACCTCGCTCGAGGCCATGGCGGCGGCGTACCTCGAGGTCCTGCGCAAGGTGCAGCCCGAAGGCCCCTACTCCCTCGCGGGCTGGTCCATGGGCGGCCTCGTCGTCTTCGAGATGGCGCGTGAGCTGCGCCGCCAGGGGCAGAGCGTGGAGCTCGTCGCGCTGATCGACAGCTGGGTGCCCACGCTCCAGCCTGGGGCCGGACCCGCACGGCTCGATGACACGACGCTGCTGCCAGGCTTCGCGATGGAGCTGGGACGCATCGCCGGACATGAGCTCACGCTGTCGGCCGAGGAGCTCGCGCCGCTCGATGCCGAGGCCCGGCTCGCCCTGCTGGCGGAGCGGGCCCGGAGCGTAGGCGCGCTGCCTCCCGGCGTGGGCCCCGAGGTGCTGCGTGCACGCTTCGGTGTCTACCGGGCCCACGCCCGCGCCTTCCAGGAGTACGTGCCCGCCAAGGGCCACCCCGCGCCCCTCCTCCTCATCCGCCCGGAGGACGGCGCGCTCGCGGCCGCCTCGGGACCGATGGGAGGCTGGGACACCGTGACGCAACAGCCGCCCCAGCTCATCCAGATGCCAGGAGACCATTACTCCGTGATGACCGAGCCCCTCGTGGCGGAGCTCGCCCGCGCTCTGCAGGCCGCCCTCCCATGA